The sequence GCGCGGGTCCGCCACGGGCGCCGCAGAAATGAAACGCCGCCGGCAAGCCGGCGGCAAAGGGCACGCACGATCACGTCGTGCGCACCCGAGGCACGCGGTACTGCGCATGCGCGCAAAAGCGGGAGAGAAGGCGGCGCGCCAAGCCCTGAATGGCCGCTCAGTTCTGCGTGAGCGGATTCAGCGTCGTGCAGAGGAAGCCCGTGCAGTTCGCCGGCTTGAAGTAGAACGACGCCGTGCCGCCGAGCGCGAGGTCGCCGAGGTACGCGGTGCCCTGCGCGCCGAGATTGTTCGATTGCTGGACGAAGCCCGCGCTGGTCGTCTGCACCGTGGCCGATTGATACGTGAAGGTCGGCGACTGGGTCTGGTCCTTCACATAGACCCATGCGGAATCGCTGCCGAACACCATCCCACCCTTCGCGCGATAGCCCTTCGCCCCTTCGCTATTGGCCTGCGCGATGAAATCGCTGACGGTCGTGGTCGGCGTCAGCGCATCGTACGCGTAGGTCGCGTTCGACGCGCCGTTCTTCATGTACAGGTTCGCGGCGACCGACCCGACCATCATCGGGCCGACAAACCAGTAGCCCGACTGGCCCTGGCCGTTCGCCTGCGCGAGGAACGCGGCCTGGCTGCCCGGCGTCGCGGCGCTCGCATACGTGAACGTGGCTGACGAGCCGCCGTCTTTGCGATAAAGATTGCCGTACGTGAGCGGACCTTCGTACCGGTAGCCTTGCGCACCAGCCGTGTTGGCCTGGCTGATGAAGCTGGCCGCATCGGCCGGCGCGGCGAGCAGCTCGTATGTGTAGGTCTGCGCGGCGCCGTCGTTGACGAAGATCGAGCGGATCGCGCCGTCGACCGAGTAATAACCGTCGCTCAGGTAGCGGTAGCCTTTCGCGCCTTCGCCGTTGACGAGCGTCAGGAAGCTGGCCGCATCCGCCGCCGGCGACAGCGCTTCGTAGCGCAGCGTCAGCATGCTGCCGCCCGATCCCGACGAGCCGCTGCCGGGGCCCGGCCCACCGGTTCCGCCCGTGCCGCCGGTGCCGCCGGATCCCGATCCGTTCGACGGGGTCGAAGACGCGGATGTCGAACTATCGTCGCCGCCACACGCGGTCAATGCCAGACAGGTCAGTGCGATCAATGCTACGGCTTTCATAGGAGTCACCTCGAAACGGAAAGGACGAACGTAGCCAGCGCGCGCGGACGACGCCGCGCGCACCAACCCTCATGCATCAGGAATCGGCCAGCGGGCGCGCGCCGGCCAGCAGGCATCAGTTGACCTGCAACTGGCCGCCGCGGCCGAGGCCACCCTTGACGTCCTGCGCCTTGTAGCTGCGCAGTGCGACAACCATCTTGTTGTACGCGTCGATGAACGCGACGACCGTCGCCTTGCCTTCCGGCGTCGTCGAGAAGCCGGCAAGCGCGCCGCCCACGCCACCGCCGAAGCCGCCCAGCGCCGCGCCGTAGTTGGTCGCTGTCGAGCTGCCTTCCGCCGCCGCGATCTGCACGGCCGAGCGCACGTCGAACAGCGTCAGCGTCACGACCGATGCCTTCGTCTGCAGGTGGCCGGCCACCGCCGCCACCGCGCTGTTGCCGATCAGCCCGCCGATCATGCTGCCGATGCCGGCGATCGGCGAATCGTTGATGACGATCTGCGGTTCCATGTAGTAGTCGGCCGCGACACGCTGGCCCTTCTGCTGCTTCGAGCCTGCGCGGTATTCGCCCGAGCCGCGCTGCAGCTGCGTGATGCGCGACAGGCGCGCGTCGCTCTTCTGGTTGCCGATCGACGTGATCACGAAGCAGTTCGACTGCTGGACGGCCAGGCGCAGCAGCGGGTCGATGGTCGTCATCTTGGTCGCGCTGCCGAACGGGCCCCACCAGTCGGCGTTGCGGCCGTCGTCGACGGCGATCGTGCCGAGCGGCGACGCGCAGCGCTGCAGCCCCGAATCGGCGCCGGCGCTCGTGCCGCCTGCCGCGGCGCCCGTCACGCCGGCGTTCTGGCCGCCGGGCGTCACGATGCCGCCGCAGCCGGCCACGGAAGCGCAAAGCGCTGCGACCAGCGCACCTTGGGTAAGACGATGGGAAAGGATGGTCTTCATGTCGTTATCGATCGATAGAGTCGTTGTTCGGCTTATGTGTTCGTGCGAACCTCGATAAGCCCCCCGGCGTGGCGCGCGATGATGGTCTCCCCGCTGCTGCCCCCGTTGCTTTCTGCCCGGTCAGTAGTACCAGTTCGTCTGATTCCAGACGCCGTAGTACGGATAGCCCGAGTACCAGTAGCCGTAATAGACGTCACGCCATTGCGTGCGCCATTTCCAGTCTTCTTCGTCTTCTTTCTTGGCCTTGCGGGCGAGCTCGAGCAGCTTCTTCGATTCCTTGTCGCCGCGGCCCGCCGCGATCGACAGCCACTTGTCCGCTTCGCGCGGATCGGAGCCCATTTCCTCGAGGCCGAACAGGTAGAAACTGCCGAGCGCCTTCTGCGCCTGCAGGTCGCCGCGCTCGGCGGCATCGCGCATCCACTTGAGGGCCTGGTAGCTGTCCTGACGCACGCCGTCGCCGCGGAAATAGCGCAGCCCGAGGTCGTAGGCGGCCTTCGGCTGGGTTTTCGCGGCTTGCTTCAGCGCGACAATGCGCGGAGCGTCCCGATCTTCGGCATCGTCCTTATTTTGATAGGACACCTGATCTTTAGGACGATCGGAACAACCCGTGTCGTCGCAGATCCGCACCGTGTTGCTGGTCACGGACGGATCCTGCGCGCACGCGGCCAATAGCAACAGCAGCCCCGGTGCGAGTAAACGGCGATGCATTGGTACTTTCCTCAAGTTTTATTTGCGCCGACTGCTTCGCGCGATCCCTCCCCGCGAGCGCGCACCGGTTTGCGCGCGGCGCGGCGAATACCATCTGCCAACGCCGACACGCAGCCCAAGGCTCTCTCAGGTTCTCTTTTCGTCTTGCATTACCACTGCACCGTCGAAGCCGGCGAAGACAGCGAGAGGCACCGGGCACCGCCCCGGCATTCGTTCAATTCCGCCGCCGAGTCCGTTGCGGCGCCGTCGGGCGGTGAATCGATCGCTGACGTTCCCGTTTTTTTAAAGCACGCTTCATCGACCGTCATTTTCCAGTTTCAAATGATACATATCGGTCTATATCATAGTCAAGACAACTTGCAATCGCGCGTCATGGGTGGGCCCGCCAAGTTCGGGAGGCCGGTGGCGAGACCGGATGTGACCAAGCGGTACGATGCTAAAATAGTAAGTCTACGCAGTCGGAAGGATCAGGGAGGGAACCGTTCGTGCGAGCCAGCAAACGCCAGTTGGTGGTAGACAAAGCTACCGAACTGTTCTCGAAGCACGGTTTTCATCCGGTCGGGGTCGACTGGATCATCGACGATTCTCGCGTCGCCCGAATGACGCTATATCGGCATTTTCCGAGCAAGGACGAACTCATCCGGGAAGTGTTGGCCCAGCGTTACGACCTGATCGTAGGCAGTATCGACGCGCAACTGCAGCACGTCGCCAATCCGGTCGAACGGGTCAAGACGATCTTCGACTGGTACGAAGCGTGGTTCAATACGCCGGCATTCGCCGGTTGCCTGTTCGAGCGCGCATTGGCCGAATTCGGAACGGCGTATGCGCCCATCTCGGATGTCGCGATCCGCTATCGCCGCAAGATGGTCGAATGGATCGCCGAACTGCTCGCCGATCTCGTTTCGCCCGAAGCGGCAAAACGGCTGGCGACCGTCTATATGATGCTGCTGGACGGTGCGACAGTAGAAGCGCGAGCGTTCAACAATCCCGCGTCTGCGGGGCGCGCGTGGCAAGCCGCGAAATCGCTCCTGGAACAGGAAATACGTGCCGACACCGAGCATGCGAAACACGCGGACGCCCATACGCAACACGCATGACGGGTTTTCCCCCGTAGGTAAGCGCGCTCGACCCGACGACAAAGATATTGCGTCGGTGATCGGGCATTGCGCCGGAACCCGCTTACCTCGAAAACAGACTCACTATTTTTGCAGAATGTCGCAGATCTGGCCCACGGCCCGTGTGATGTCGCTTTTTATTCAAAGACA comes from Burkholderia pyrrocinia and encodes:
- a CDS encoding tetratricopeptide repeat protein, which produces MHRRLLAPGLLLLLAACAQDPSVTSNTVRICDDTGCSDRPKDQVSYQNKDDAEDRDAPRIVALKQAAKTQPKAAYDLGLRYFRGDGVRQDSYQALKWMRDAAERGDLQAQKALGSFYLFGLEEMGSDPREADKWLSIAAGRGDKESKKLLELARKAKKEDEEDWKWRTQWRDVYYGYWYSGYPYYGVWNQTNWYY
- a CDS encoding TetR/AcrR family transcriptional regulator, with the protein product MRASKRQLVVDKATELFSKHGFHPVGVDWIIDDSRVARMTLYRHFPSKDELIREVLAQRYDLIVGSIDAQLQHVANPVERVKTIFDWYEAWFNTPAFAGCLFERALAEFGTAYAPISDVAIRYRRKMVEWIAELLADLVSPEAAKRLATVYMMLLDGATVEARAFNNPASAGRAWQAAKSLLEQEIRADTEHAKHADAHTQHA